One Peromyscus leucopus breed LL Stock chromosome 4, UCI_PerLeu_2.1, whole genome shotgun sequence genomic region harbors:
- the LOC114686043 gene encoding protein yippee-like 2, which produces MSPVCGACRTPTPCQTTAFTCVFRCFPCDPSCGSASWAAPEFAPRSAAPMVKMTRSKTFQAYLPSCHRTYSCIHCRAHLANHDELISKSFQGSQGRAYLFNSVVNVGCGPAEERVLLTGLHAVADIYCENCKTTLGWKYEHAFESSQKYKEGKYIIELAHMIKDNGWD; this is translated from the coding sequence ATGTCACCAGTGTGTGGAGCCTGCCGCACACCCACCCCCTGCCAAACCACGGCCTTTACCTGTGTCTTTCGGTGTTTCCCGTGCGACCCGTCCTGTGGGAGTGCCTCGTGGGCTGCCCCAGAGTTCGCCCCACGCTCAGCTGCACCCATGGTGAAGATGACAAGATCCAAGACTTTTCAGGCATACCTGCCCTCGTGCCACCGGACCTACAGCTGCATTCACTGCAGAGCTCACTTGGCCAATCACGATGAACTCATTTCCAAGTCGTTCCAGGGAAGTCAAGGACGAGCCTACCTCTTTAACTCAGTCGTTAACGTGGGCTGTGGGCCTGCAGAAGAGCGGGTGTTGCTAACAGGACTCCATGCAGTTGCAGACATTTACTGTGAAAACTGCAAAACCACTTTGGGCTGGAAATATGAACACGCTTTTGAAAGCAGTCAGAAATATAAAGAGGGCAAATACATCATTGAACTAGCGCACATGATCAAGGACAATGGCTGGGACTGA
- the LOC114686045 gene encoding olfactory receptor 1L6-like yields the protein MLRENQSHMTEFLLLGLTSDPKQQVWLFASFLAMYLVNVIGNSVIIAAIQGDAHLHTPMYFFLSNLSLVDICFTTVIVPQMLVNLLTQRKTILFTQCLSQMYFFVAFGITDSFLLAAMAIDRYVAICNPLHYTTTMSPKRCRLLVMASWTVSHLHSLTHTILMGRLSFCGPNVIHHFFCDVQPLLTLSCSDTSINELLAFTEGSIVIMSPFIFIVVSYVYITRTVLRVPSVGARYKAFSTCGSHLTVVALFYGTIISVYIRPSSTYSVTKDRVVTVIYTVVTPMLNPFIYSLRNKDMKQALKTLTRRRE from the coding sequence ATGCTCAGGGAAAACCAGAGTCATATGACAGAATTCCTTCTCCTAGGACTGACCAGTGACCCCAAACAACAGGTATGGCTTTTTGCCAGCTTCCTTGCCATGTACCTGGTCAATGTGATTGGCAACTCAGTCATCATTGCAGCAATCCAGGGAGATGCCCACCTACAtactcccatgtacttcttcctctccaaccTGTCCCTGGTAGACATCTGCTTTACCACTGTCATCGTGCCACAGATGTTAGTGAACTTGCTAACACAGAGAAAGACTATCCTCTTTACCCAGTGCCTCTCTCAAATGTATTTCTTTGTGGCCTTTGGTATTACAGACAGCTTCCTCTTGGCTGCAATGGCCATTGACCGCTATGTTGCCATCTGCAATCCACTTCATTACACCACAACCATGAGCCCCAAGCGCTGTCGCTTGCTGGTGATGGCATCCTGGACAGTGTCCCATCTGCACTCGCTCACCCATACGATTCTCATGGGCCGCCTCTCTTTCTGTGGACCCAATGTCATCCACCATTTCTTTTGTGATGTACAGCCACTGCTGACACTCTCCTGCTCTGACACCTCTATCAATGAGCTTTTGGCCTTCACAGAGGGCTCTATAGTGATCATGAGCCCTTTTATCTTTATTGTTGTCTCCTATGTCTATATCACTCGGACTGTTCTTAGGGTCCCCTCAGTGGGAGCAAGATACAAAGCATTCTCTACATGTGGGTCCCACCTCACAGTTGTGGCACTATTCTATGGAACCATAATATCTGTGTACATTCGCCCCTCATCCACCTACTCGGTGACAAAGGACCGAGTGGTCACTGTCATCTACACAGTAGTTACCCCCATGCTGAATCCTTTCATCTACAGCCTTAGGAACAAAGACATGAAACAGGCCTTGAAAACGCTGACCAGAAGAAGAGAGTAG